In Crassostrea angulata isolate pt1a10 chromosome 6, ASM2561291v2, whole genome shotgun sequence, a genomic segment contains:
- the LOC128187443 gene encoding uncharacterized protein LOC128187443, translating into RTFSLPDGEIPGSTSWSRGESNSLYPSLYDVDSLDQQVTELLDASLSTSTKQTYSSALQCFITFMCMNGVVCSRTSLPSITETTLVYFISHCKSVLKLKYETMKLYLAGIRYYYIVAGLGDVLHNCHRLHYVLRGVKKSQTNQVVKRQPITVQILKELVILLDNGAFSPSFDSMLKCMFLCAFFGFLRCGEITCKNASSVDFVRIEDVSFHDGNNTFVLRLRNSKTDPFSKGVDITIFENVYFKPVHNMLVYLESRKLSACDQSSPLFIESEHCCLPITRDKFIQHLRELLRRSSFREQNYSGHSFRIGAATTAAAAGVEDHVIKELGRWSSDCYVRYIRTDRQIIKNAQNNMCNASPCTV; encoded by the coding sequence CGCACTTTCTCGTTACCAGATGGAGAAATTCCGGGCTCTACTTCCTGGAGCAGAGGCGAATCCAACTCCTTGTATCCATCACTCTATGATGTTGACAGTCTAGACCAGCAAGTGACAGAACTCTTAGATGCTTCTCTGAGTACTTCTACGAAACAGACTTACAGTTCAGCTTTGCAGTGTTTTATTACCTTTATGTGTATGAATGGCGTAGTTTGTTCTAGAACATCATTACCCTCTATTACTGAGACCACACTTGTTTACTTTATATCTCATTGTAAATCAGTTCTAAAGCTGAAGTACGAAACGATGAAACTGTATCTAGCTGGCATTCGTTATTATTACATTGTAGCAGGTTTAGGTGATGTATTACATAATTGTCATCGCTTGCATTATGTTCTTAGAGGTGTTAAAAAATCCCAGACAAATCAAGTTGTAAAGCGTCAACCTATAACAGTACAGATTTTGAAAGAGTTGGTCATTTTGCTAGATAACGGAGCTTTTTCTCCGTCTTTTGACTCGATGTTAAAATGCATGTTCTTATGTGCCTTTTTTGGATTCCTTCGATGTGGagaaattacatgtaagaaTGCTTCTTCTGTAGATTTTGTTAGAATAGAAGATGTTAGTTTTCATGATGGGAACAACACTTTTGTATTAAGATTACGGAATTCTAAAACAGATCCGTTCTCTAAAGGCGTAGATAtcacaatttttgaaaatgtatattttaaacctGTACATAATATGCTTGTGTATCTGGAATCACGAAAGTTGTCGGCTTGTGACCAATCTTCACCATTGTTTATCGAAAGTGAACACTGTTGCCTGCCCATAACTAGAGACAAATTCATTCAACATCTTAGGGAACTCTTGCGCAGAAGCAGTTTTCGTGAGCAGAACTATTCGGGTCATTCATTCCGCATCGGAGCAGCAACTACAGCGGCAGCAGCTGGCGTTGAAGATCATGTCATCAAAGAACTAGGCAGATGGTCATCTGATTGCTATGTGAGATACATTCGTACCGATCGTCAAATAATCAAAAACGCTCAAAACAACATGTGCAATGCGTCACCATGTACTGTGTAA
- the LOC128187444 gene encoding uncharacterized protein LOC128187444 translates to MSLNNRGIIYPSNAKRSHLIRLVEENSINRPGSPLDAQGAPSQDAPVQNNNGGDQRVMIDLVSKLSSTVQSLQQNVINLTSRVNSMNTQTTSSSVSTEINHNIQSGGQTNQANSSSNDVNNTSNFTLSSAMAAMSSSVSGPSATTTGIANQQPAPSYKRTRFGFSAESLPLVETISPQLRQQIMAGKDINLASILIPYYVPTEDKPQSEQKNDYRLQRSLSLGEFIQAFGIYKNVMCEAYPQRRVELDLYERDIIDMATRYPGKGFYEYHRQFSLMAASHLRFYNIMVDWSVRNNTLFCNIFANAKAQSCTHCHSTLHLTNFCAMAATQKTEKLQLEREVDSYGRKRLYHAGKEICNNFNGTRGCQLSRCRNAHICLDCRGEHARQNCTLAKNGNWPQHLGPQTHPK, encoded by the exons ATGT CTTTGAATAACCGCGGCATTATTTATCCAAGCAATGCAAAACGATCCCATTTGATTCGGTTGGTGGAAGAGAATTCTATTAATAGACCAGGATCCCCGCTGGACGCGCAAGGTGCCCCTTCCCAAGATGCCCCAGTTCAAAACAATAATGGCGGCGATCAGCGAGTGATGATAGACTTAGTGTCGAAGCTTTCGTCTACAGTACAGAGTCTGCAGCAAAACGTGATAAATCTGACATCGCGTGTGAATTCCATGAACACCCAGACTACGAGTTCATCGGTCAGCACAGAAATTAATCATAACATTCAATCCGGCGGTCAGACTAACCAAGCGAATTCGTCATCGAACGACGTAAACAATACGTCCAACTTTACTCTGTCCTCAGCCATGGCAGCTATGTCTTCATCAGTGAGTGGACCTAGTGCTACAACAACTGGAATTGCGAACCAACAACCAGCACCTTCGTACAAAAGGACAAGATTTGGGTTCTCGGCTGAGTCGCTTCCGTTAGTTGAAACAATTTCTCCACAGTTAAGACAACAAATCATGGCAGGTAAAGACATAAACTTAGCTTCAATTCTTATTCCTTATTATGTGCCCACAGAGGACAAACCGCAATCAGAGCAAAAAAATGATTATCGGTTACAAAGATCACTCTCGCTTGGAGAATTCATCCAAGCGTTTGGcatatataaaaatgtgatgTGTGAAGCATACCCACAGAGACGAGTCGAACTGGATCTCTATGAGAGGGACATCATCGACATGGCAACCAGATACCCTGGAAAAGGATTCTATGAATATCATAGACAGTTTAGTTTGATGGCAGCTTCTCATTTaagattttacaatatcatgGTGGATTGGTCTGTCAGAAACAATACACTATTCTGCAATATCTTTGCCAATGCGAAAGCACAGTCTTGTACACACTGTCATAGCACTCTTCATCTTACAAATTTCTGTGCTATGGCTGCCACgcagaaaacagaaaaattgcAACTGGAGAGAGAAGTCGATTCCTATGGCAGGAAAAGACTGTATCATGCAGGAAAGGAGATCTGCAACAACTTTAATGGCACAAGAGGATGCCAGCTATCTAGATGTAGAAATGCTCATATTTGTTTAGATTGTAGAGGTGAACATGCTCGGCAGAATTGTACCTTAGCAAAAAACGGCAACTGGCCCCAACACTTGGGGCCTCAGACCCATCCAAAGTAG